ATCACCACGAGTGGCTTCTGATCTAGCTTTAGTATCATACAGTATAAAAGGTCCTCTAAATAAAAGTGATAAATTAATACTTAACCCTGAAACAAAAAGCAATTTTAAATTTAACCTATCTAAAAATGTTCATAAAGGCACTTCGGGCGGCTTTTTTTGGCGTCAAGAAACAGGTTTTGCTTTAATTGGCCAAGGACATAGCACACTACACAAACAAGATCATGTTGTTGCTTTTCGAGGAACCGACTCTTTAGCGGATGCACTGACAGATGTTACTTGTCATAGTACTAATAGCGATAATAGTCAGGCAGTACATACGGGATTTCAACGCAGTTTTGCCTCGTTAAGACCTTCTCTTTATGACTACTTTAATCAACCCGAAGTCAGAAAGCAGCAAGGCATTGTACATTGTGTGGGGCATAGTTTAGGTGGCGGTTTAGCAACATTGGCCGCAGACTGGATAAAAACAGAATTTAAGAAAACAGTTTATTTATACACTTTTGGCGCGCCGCGCGTAGGCAAAAAAGACTTTGTCATACACCACAGTGCTCGTGTTGATAAAATGTTTAGATGTGTACACGGAGCCGATCCCGTACCTAAAGTACCGCTGTGGCCGTTTTATCATGCGCCATTAAATGGTAATGAATATGTATTGTCTCGCGCTCAAGGTATCGACACTTCAGCTCATTCAATGATAAAAGGACCTGCATATATTAAAACGGCGAACCACAGTAGTTGGGATGGCTTATACCGCCAATCTGCAACTTCGGTTAGCCAACGGGTAGTACTCAATTATAACAACCGTTTGCATACTACATACTCTACTCATTGGGCTGATAAAATAGCCGCAGCGGTAATGATAGACGGTGGCGCTACCGGTATTATTGCCAGCCTACAAGTTGCTGGTACCGCTATTGGCACTGTTTACGATGTTATGGCGCGCACTCTCGCGGATATTGCAAAAATAAAAACAGAGCAAACAGAGCCATTAAGAGGGTTGCTTGCGTGCATGTTAGCTTTTGCAGGCAAAGGTGTCAGTATACCTATTGAGTTCACCGAAAAATTTATTCGATGGGTGTTTAGTGTCACTATCGGCCGTTTACAAAAAGCAGCAAGACAAGCAATCAAGCAGAATTAACAGGAGGCTCTATCAAAATAAGGTTATCAAGGACATGGGCACAAAGCCTCTTTTAGGTCATGTGTTACTATTTTCAGGTGAATATGGCTCGATTCCAATTGTACTTATAAATTTATTCGGTGAGTATTTGATATCACGTTAGGTCGATTAACTAAAACCGCTAAAATGGTACTAAAAGCAACATAGTGTTCATTTGGATAATTGCATAAAAAACCGCCAATAACATATTTTATCGACGGTTTTTTAATTTTATTTTTTCCCTTTTTAGGCTCAATGAACTGACGTTAGTAACTCAAAAGCTAAGGTCAGCTGTTGTTTAGGTTTGTTAGATACCAGTCGCGACAAAACACCATAAGATCCACAAGCTTCACTCCTCAGACGGGTGTATAACAAACTCCAGAGAACGAAACCGCGTGACACAAACACTTACTATGGGGATTGCTATATCGTGGTTGAGGGTTTTATTGGGTAATTTTGAATTAACGCTTGATGTTGCTTGGTTTTAGTTGGCATAAGCGACTTATTAACGAGTAAAAACTCAATGAAGTATAGCGCCATATTCGCTATTGTGGTGTTTTTGGCAAAGCGATCCCTTATCAACATTCGATAATATTAACACTTATTTCTATTTGCTAATTTACACGCTTGATTGGTGGTGCGCGAGGCTTCAACTGACAAAGTAGAATCTCACTAATAATCATTGGCCCACTACATTTTGGGCAGGTAAATACAATACCTTTTGCAGGTGGAAGTGATTTACCCTCAACTAATTCCCTTGTGGTTACTTCCGGCACTTTTACATTGAGTAGGCCCTTAATTTTAGTTAAATTCTTCTTACAAGTCGTATTTGCAATCAAGCCATAATGTCTAATACGTTGAAACCCTGAAGGTAAAGCATGTAATAAAAAGCGCCGTATAAATTCACCATGGCTTAATGTCATCGTTCGGTATCGCTTTGACGCTTTAGCACGATAGTTTTTACAACGAAACGTGACATCCTTTTCATCACTTTTAACCAAGCGACTATTGGATATGGCTACGCGGTGTGTATAACGAGCAAGGTAAGCGAAAACAGCTTTAGGCCCTGCAAAAGGTCTTTTAGCATAAACGACCCATTCCTTTTTTCGTAATGGCGTAAGCCATTGCGTAAACGACACTTCATCTTCAAGCTGCTTACTTTTACCAAAGAATACCAGTTGGTTTTGTTGATAAGCTTGCGCTAATTTCTCAAGATATAGTCGACGAAACAATCGAGATAACACACGAACAGGCAGGAAGAAGCCTGATTTACTCGATACCCATTT
The sequence above is a segment of the Colwellia sp. 20A7 genome. Coding sequences within it:
- a CDS encoding lipase family protein, yielding MTAISPRVASDLALVSYSIKGPLNKSDKLILNPETKSNFKFNLSKNVHKGTSGGFFWRQETGFALIGQGHSTLHKQDHVVAFRGTDSLADALTDVTCHSTNSDNSQAVHTGFQRSFASLRPSLYDYFNQPEVRKQQGIVHCVGHSLGGGLATLAADWIKTEFKKTVYLYTFGAPRVGKKDFVIHHSARVDKMFRCVHGADPVPKVPLWPFYHAPLNGNEYVLSRAQGIDTSAHSMIKGPAYIKTANHSSWDGLYRQSATSVSQRVVLNYNNRLHTTYSTHWADKIAAAVMIDGGATGIIASLQVAGTAIGTVYDVMARTLADIAKIKTEQTEPLRGLLACMLAFAGKGVSIPIEFTEKFIRWVFSVTIGRLQKAARQAIKQN
- a CDS encoding IS91 family transposase, producing the protein MTRPQLEISDIFRHHGQQWREHNQGHINLSQLKIMSAIENCRTEVLGGHQLYCQSCHKTHISYNSCRNRHCPKCQASSAKRWLEARQAQLLPVDYYHLVFTLPKEIADIAYYNKSIMYGLLLKTAAQTLLTIGADEKRLGAKLGVTFVLHTWGSAMTHHPHVHGIVPGGGLSLDGEKWVSSKSGFFLPVRVLSRLFRRLYLEKLAQAYQQNQLVFFGKSKQLEDEVSFTQWLTPLRKKEWVVYAKRPFAGPKAVFAYLARYTHRVAISNSRLVKSDEKDVTFRCKNYRAKASKRYRTMTLSHGEFIRRFLLHALPSGFQRIRHYGLIANTTCKKNLTKIKGLLNVKVPEVTTRELVEGKSLPPAKGIVFTCPKCSGPMIISEILLCQLKPRAPPIKRVN